In Pseudonocardia sp. C8, one genomic interval encodes:
- a CDS encoding SAF domain-containing protein, whose translation MDDDGHRARRPWDGLLRAPTWSRVLLLRRAAAAALAIAALVVALLPDPADERVGVVVAARDLSPGVPLHPGDVAVAGWPPELVPAGALRSVADTGGRVPAGPVRVGEPVTDLRLLGPELAARTGGPGSSAVPLRPADPAVAALLSPGSRVDVITGGPEGPRVLAARAGVVAVLPPSPAGGPSPGSGAGPLVLVALPESEATTVAAATLAGEVTVTLR comes from the coding sequence ATGGACGACGACGGTCATCGGGCGCGGCGCCCGTGGGACGGGCTGCTCCGCGCCCCGACCTGGTCCCGCGTCCTGCTGCTGCGCCGCGCTGCCGCGGCCGCGCTGGCGATCGCCGCGCTGGTCGTGGCGCTGCTCCCCGATCCGGCCGACGAGCGGGTCGGGGTCGTCGTCGCGGCCCGGGACCTCTCCCCCGGTGTCCCGCTGCACCCCGGCGACGTCGCGGTCGCGGGCTGGCCGCCGGAGCTGGTGCCGGCCGGTGCGCTGCGGTCGGTCGCCGACACCGGTGGCCGCGTGCCCGCCGGCCCCGTGCGCGTCGGCGAGCCGGTCACCGACCTGCGCCTGCTCGGTCCCGAGCTGGCCGCCCGGACCGGCGGGCCCGGCTCCTCCGCGGTGCCGCTGCGGCCCGCCGACCCGGCCGTCGCGGCCCTGCTGTCCCCCGGCTCCCGGGTCGACGTGATCACCGGCGGGCCGGAGGGGCCGCGCGTGCTGGCCGCGCGCGCCGGGGTGGTCGCGGTGCTGCCGCCGTCCCCGGCCGGTGGGCCGTCCCCCGGCTCCGGGGCGGGACCGCTGGTCCTGGTCGCGCTACCGGAGAGCGAGGCCACGACGGTCGCCGCCGCCACCCTCGCCGGCGAGGTCACGGTGACGCTGCGATGA
- a CDS encoding UTP--glucose-1-phosphate uridylyltransferase, with the protein MSAQTSSTAGAFRTAVVPAAGLGTRFLPATKSVPKELLPVVDTPGIELVAAEAAEAGAERLLIVTSPGKDSVAAYFRPDEELVETLESRGKEALAERVRRAPGLLEVDSVYQHEPKGLGHAVAQAAPALAEGEEAVAVLLPDDLVYPTGVLARMAEVRAAHGGSVLCAFDVPRDQISAYGVFEVTDTGDDDVKRVHGMVEKPPADQAPSTFAAAGRYLLDRAVFDALERIGPGAGGELQLTDAVALLIDEGHPVHVVVHEGGRHDLGNPAGYVRAFVDHMLQHPEYGESLRGWLTDRLKD; encoded by the coding sequence ATGAGCGCGCAGACCTCCAGCACGGCAGGGGCGTTCCGTACCGCCGTGGTCCCCGCGGCCGGCCTCGGCACGCGGTTCCTGCCGGCCACCAAGTCCGTGCCGAAGGAGCTGCTCCCCGTCGTCGACACCCCGGGCATCGAGCTCGTCGCGGCCGAGGCCGCCGAGGCCGGCGCGGAGCGGCTGCTGATCGTCACCTCGCCGGGCAAGGACTCCGTCGCGGCGTACTTCCGCCCGGACGAGGAACTGGTCGAGACCCTGGAGTCCCGGGGGAAGGAGGCGCTCGCGGAGCGCGTCCGCCGCGCGCCCGGCCTCCTCGAGGTCGACTCCGTCTACCAGCACGAACCGAAGGGGCTCGGGCACGCCGTGGCCCAGGCCGCGCCGGCGCTGGCCGAGGGCGAGGAGGCCGTCGCCGTCCTGTTGCCCGACGATCTCGTGTACCCGACCGGGGTGCTCGCGCGGATGGCCGAGGTGCGCGCCGCGCACGGCGGCAGCGTCCTCTGCGCGTTCGACGTGCCGCGCGATCAGATCTCCGCCTACGGCGTCTTCGAGGTCACCGACACCGGGGACGACGACGTCAAGCGCGTGCACGGCATGGTCGAGAAACCGCCGGCCGACCAGGCACCGTCGACCTTCGCCGCCGCCGGCCGCTACCTGCTGGACCGGGCGGTCTTCGACGCGCTGGAGCGGATCGGCCCGGGTGCGGGCGGCGAGCTGCAGCTGACCGACGCCGTCGCGCTGCTCATCGACGAGGGGCACCCGGTGCACGTCGTCGTGCACGAGGGCGGCCGGCACGACCTGGGCAACCCGGCCGGCTACGTCCGCGCCTTCGTGGACCACATGCTGCAGCACCCCGAGTACGGCGAGAGCCTGCGCGGCTGGCTGACCGACCGCCTGAAGGACTGA
- the glpR gene encoding gephyrin-like molybdotransferase receptor GlpR, whose protein sequence is MPSSLIFVGLVVLWLLILVPTVARRQQEVARLSPALLSGRVLERPTRHRYPEVGLMERSAPSTVGELVEARGEVPDPRGRDDDRYERYDGFDAEIDDDGRVHGLDDDLDDDLDDRWGDDRERDPRSVAPSGDGAGDADPVDTPELESDLDDSGPRDGAVGDRRGAGPRSGEDLSEDARDGADLRDEDLRDEDLHEDELHEADLHGEDLHGDDLRDEDLHESDVRDGDPDPDAVHDDPDGPDLHADGDREHPPARYRPGRGGFDPEAAAAAAHAKYAFRQRVVLALLVLLLAAGAAALLVSAVFWWVAGGLGLGLAGYLTYLRRQVRIEEAIRARRAARLARPRPVEDEPEEARVAEPAVDDEATEQDEDEDDVDWTADDGEPTRVRGTGEPLGVLPARRRTVDEPAPTEHESSLPRLAAAPPPPVPAGTSLVDVDTEEEPDLLGDLTPHRRAVGE, encoded by the coding sequence GTGCCCAGCTCTCTGATCTTCGTGGGTCTGGTCGTGCTGTGGCTGTTGATCCTCGTGCCGACCGTCGCCCGGCGCCAGCAGGAGGTGGCCCGGCTGAGCCCGGCGCTGCTGTCCGGCCGGGTGCTGGAACGTCCGACGCGGCATCGATACCCGGAGGTGGGCCTGATGGAACGATCCGCTCCGAGCACCGTCGGCGAGCTGGTCGAGGCCCGGGGCGAGGTCCCGGACCCGCGCGGCCGCGACGACGACCGGTACGAGCGGTACGACGGGTTCGACGCCGAGATCGACGACGACGGCCGCGTGCACGGCCTCGACGACGATCTGGACGACGACCTCGACGACCGGTGGGGCGACGACCGGGAGCGCGACCCCCGGTCCGTCGCCCCGTCCGGGGACGGGGCCGGCGATGCGGATCCCGTCGACACCCCGGAGCTCGAGTCCGATCTCGACGACAGCGGGCCGCGGGACGGTGCGGTCGGGGACCGGCGCGGTGCGGGCCCGCGGAGCGGTGAGGACCTGAGCGAGGACGCCCGCGACGGTGCGGACCTCCGCGACGAGGACCTCCGCGACGAGGACCTGCACGAGGACGAGCTCCACGAGGCGGATCTCCACGGGGAGGACCTGCACGGGGACGACCTGCGTGACGAGGACCTGCACGAAAGTGACGTGCGTGACGGGGACCCGGACCCCGACGCCGTCCACGACGACCCGGACGGTCCCGACCTGCACGCCGACGGGGACCGGGAACACCCACCGGCCCGCTACCGCCCCGGCCGGGGCGGGTTCGACCCGGAGGCGGCCGCCGCGGCCGCGCACGCCAAGTACGCGTTCCGACAGCGCGTCGTGCTCGCGCTGCTGGTGCTCCTGCTCGCCGCCGGCGCTGCCGCGTTGCTGGTGTCCGCAGTGTTCTGGTGGGTCGCGGGCGGGCTCGGGCTCGGTCTCGCCGGCTACCTCACCTACCTGCGCCGCCAGGTCCGGATCGAGGAGGCCATCCGCGCCCGCCGCGCTGCCCGCCTGGCCCGGCCACGGCCGGTCGAGGACGAGCCGGAGGAGGCGCGCGTCGCCGAGCCGGCCGTGGACGACGAGGCCACGGAGCAGGACGAGGACGAGGACGACGTCGACTGGACCGCCGACGACGGCGAGCCGACCCGCGTGCGGGGCACCGGCGAGCCGCTCGGGGTCCTCCCGGCCCGCCGCCGCACCGTCGACGAACCGGCCCCGACCGAACACGAGTCGTCCCTGCCCCGGCTCGCGGCGGCCCCGCCACCGCCCGTCCCGGCGGGAACGTCGCTGGTCGACGTGGACACGGAGGAGGAGCCGGACCTCCTCGGGGACCTGACCCCCCACCGGCGTGCGGTGGGCGAATAG
- a CDS encoding 5-formyltetrahydrofolate cyclo-ligase, with the protein MTARADDTDGSSPDQGTFPDDEKRSLRRRLLDARAARSPEDRAAATADLIRHVISIASGVSGPVACYLPIGPEPGVAGPGTATLPDALLAAGHEVLAPVVPAAPGPLDWTRYTGLDDLQRGPLGVREPVGPRLGAAAIGTAALVLVPALAVDRRGRRLGRGGGYYDRTLPLVSPGTPTVVPLHDDELVDELPAEPHDVPVAAVVLPRAGVVHLST; encoded by the coding sequence GTGACGGCTCGCGCTGACGACACCGACGGATCGTCCCCTGATCAGGGCACATTTCCCGACGACGAGAAACGCTCGCTCCGGCGCCGCCTGCTGGACGCCCGCGCGGCCCGGTCGCCGGAGGACCGCGCCGCGGCGACCGCTGACCTGATCCGGCATGTGATCTCTATCGCATCCGGGGTGTCCGGTCCGGTCGCGTGCTACCTCCCGATCGGGCCGGAACCCGGCGTGGCCGGCCCCGGGACGGCCACGCTCCCGGACGCCCTGCTGGCCGCCGGCCACGAGGTGCTCGCGCCCGTCGTGCCGGCCGCGCCGGGACCGCTGGACTGGACCCGCTACACCGGGCTGGACGACCTGCAGCGCGGACCGCTCGGCGTGCGCGAACCGGTCGGCCCCCGGCTGGGGGCCGCGGCGATCGGCACCGCGGCGCTGGTGCTGGTCCCGGCACTGGCGGTCGACCGCCGGGGGCGGCGGCTCGGCCGGGGCGGTGGGTACTACGACCGGACGCTCCCGCTCGTGTCCCCCGGCACCCCGACCGTGGTCCCGCTGCACGACGACGAGCTCGTCGACGAGCTCCCCGCCGAGCCGCACGACGTCCCCGTGGCGGCGGTGGTGCTGCCGCGCGCCGGAGTGGTGCACCTCTCGACCTGA
- a CDS encoding GNAT family N-acetyltransferase has product MPPPSVPEPPGSHPGWPARLGPLRVGGHEVRLRPIRLRDAGDWSRIRLRDEARLRPWEPTTHGGWARRNSSVEWPGRWYALRASARRGLALPFTIAVDGELAGHVMVGNIVREPLLSAYVGYWVDSQLSGRGITTAAVALVLDHCFGPVGLHRVEATVRPENEASIAVLVKLGFRREGLLRRYLDVDGAWRDHYSYAVTAEEAPVGGFTGKLIREGRAARS; this is encoded by the coding sequence GTGCCCCCACCCAGCGTGCCGGAGCCGCCCGGGAGCCACCCGGGGTGGCCGGCACGGCTCGGCCCGCTGCGGGTGGGTGGGCACGAGGTGCGGCTGCGGCCGATCCGGCTGCGCGACGCCGGCGACTGGTCCCGGATCCGGCTGCGTGACGAGGCACGCCTGCGGCCCTGGGAGCCGACCACCCACGGCGGCTGGGCGCGCCGGAACTCCTCGGTCGAGTGGCCCGGCCGCTGGTACGCACTGCGCGCCTCGGCGCGGCGCGGGCTGGCGCTGCCGTTCACGATCGCCGTGGACGGCGAGCTCGCCGGTCACGTCATGGTCGGCAACATCGTGCGGGAGCCGCTGCTCTCGGCGTACGTCGGGTACTGGGTGGACTCGCAGCTCAGCGGGCGCGGGATCACCACGGCCGCGGTCGCGCTGGTTCTCGACCACTGCTTCGGGCCGGTCGGGCTGCACCGGGTGGAGGCCACCGTCCGGCCGGAGAACGAGGCCAGCATCGCCGTGCTGGTCAAGCTCGGGTTCCGGCGGGAGGGGCTGCTGCGCCGCTACCTCGACGTCGACGGCGCCTGGCGCGACCACTACAGCTACGCCGTGACCGCGGAGGAAGCCCCGGTCGGGGGCTTCACCGGCAAGCTGATCCGGGAGGGGCGCGCGGCCCGGTCCTAA
- a CDS encoding molybdenum cofactor biosynthesis protein B, whose translation MPDPQIGRALVVIVDDRVSAGERSDSTGPLVTELLEEAHFVVDGVVTAPGDVVAIRSALNTAVIGGVDLVVTVGGTGVSPRDVTPDATSGVLDRPVPGIAEAIRASGLAAGAVDAGVSRGVVGVSGSTLVVNLAASRAAVRDGMATLTPLVPHVISELSGLDD comes from the coding sequence ATGCCGGATCCGCAGATCGGCCGCGCCCTCGTGGTGATCGTCGACGACCGTGTCAGCGCCGGTGAACGCTCGGACAGCACGGGGCCGCTGGTCACCGAGCTGCTGGAGGAGGCGCACTTCGTCGTCGACGGCGTGGTGACCGCTCCGGGCGACGTGGTCGCGATCCGCAGCGCGCTGAACACGGCCGTGATCGGTGGCGTCGATCTCGTGGTGACCGTCGGCGGCACGGGTGTCTCGCCGCGCGACGTCACGCCGGACGCGACCTCCGGCGTCCTGGACCGGCCCGTGCCGGGCATCGCCGAGGCCATCCGGGCCTCCGGGCTCGCCGCCGGCGCCGTCGACGCCGGCGTGTCCCGTGGGGTGGTGGGAGTGTCCGGCAGCACGCTGGTGGTCAACCTGGCCGCGTCCCGCGCCGCGGTGCGCGACGGCATGGCCACGCTGACCCCGCTGGTCCCGCACGTGATCTCGGAGCTGTCCGGCCTGGACGACTGA
- the glp gene encoding gephyrin-like molybdotransferase Glp gives MRTVTEHLTRILDVAVRPAPVRVAIADAQGLRSAEEVVAARPLPVFDQAAIDGYAVRSVDVAGAGEAAPVSVPVVGEIAAGSRQPLRLQPGQAVRVATGAPLPTLADAVVPAGWTDGGTARLTVHRSVPSAGFVRRIGEDVQSGDVAVREGDIVGSAQVAMLAAAGRDKLLVHPRPRVSVVAVGDELVEVSRSASAGQVADVCSHALTAAAREAGAETNRARTVGSSAAEIRGAVEDLLPASEVVVVCGAGGGSAAAEAKSGLSDFGGIDDTRIAMHPGSAQGYGRLGPDAVPVFLFPSHPATALVLFEVFVRPLIRLALGQEPHRRTWVAQLTSPVTSPEGRRSYIPARLLREDDGGRLLAQPLGMSGTHLLAVLAEVNALAVVPEGVTELTVGEEIELVTRGRG, from the coding sequence GTGCGAACGGTCACCGAGCACCTGACCCGGATCCTGGACGTGGCGGTGCGGCCTGCCCCGGTGCGGGTCGCCATCGCGGACGCGCAGGGGCTGCGCAGCGCCGAGGAGGTCGTCGCCGCGCGCCCGCTCCCCGTCTTCGACCAGGCCGCCATCGACGGCTACGCGGTGCGCAGCGTCGACGTCGCCGGGGCCGGCGAGGCCGCCCCGGTCTCCGTCCCGGTGGTCGGCGAGATCGCCGCCGGGTCCCGGCAACCGCTTCGGCTGCAGCCCGGGCAGGCGGTGCGGGTCGCGACCGGGGCGCCGCTGCCGACGCTGGCCGACGCCGTCGTGCCGGCCGGCTGGACCGACGGCGGCACGGCCCGGCTGACGGTGCACCGCAGCGTGCCCTCGGCGGGCTTCGTGCGCCGGATCGGCGAGGACGTGCAGTCCGGTGACGTCGCCGTCCGCGAGGGCGACATCGTCGGGTCGGCGCAGGTCGCGATGCTGGCCGCGGCCGGGCGGGACAAGCTGCTGGTGCACCCGCGGCCGCGGGTGTCGGTCGTCGCGGTCGGCGACGAGCTGGTCGAGGTGAGCCGGTCGGCGTCGGCCGGGCAGGTCGCGGACGTCTGCTCGCACGCCCTCACCGCGGCCGCGCGGGAGGCCGGCGCGGAGACGAACCGGGCGCGCACCGTCGGGAGCAGTGCGGCCGAGATCCGCGGAGCCGTGGAGGACCTGCTGCCGGCCAGCGAGGTCGTCGTCGTCTGCGGGGCAGGCGGCGGGTCCGCGGCGGCCGAGGCCAAGAGCGGCCTGTCCGACTTCGGCGGCATCGACGACACCCGTATCGCCATGCACCCCGGGTCGGCGCAGGGCTACGGCCGGCTCGGACCGGACGCGGTGCCGGTCTTCCTGTTCCCCTCGCACCCGGCGACCGCGCTCGTGCTGTTCGAGGTGTTCGTGCGCCCCCTGATCCGGCTCGCGCTGGGGCAGGAACCGCACCGTCGCACCTGGGTGGCGCAGCTGACCTCGCCGGTGACCTCCCCGGAGGGGCGGCGGTCGTACATCCCGGCCCGGCTGCTCCGCGAGGACGACGGCGGCAGGCTCCTGGCCCAGCCGCTCGGCATGTCGGGCACCCACCTGCTCGCCGTGCTCGCCGAGGTCAACGCGCTCGCCGTCGTCCCGGAGGGGGTCACCGAACTGACCGTCGGCGAGGAGATCGAGCTCGTGACCCGCGGTCGCGGCTGA
- a CDS encoding cell wall metabolism sensor histidine kinase WalK has protein sequence MRARIGVLAALVAATMVLVVSTAAFLVVRQNLTSALDETLRQRAYLAAQSDLIKPQLLAALPPAVLGAADLHIALVYSSGLATSADPSSMPPVGEPELAVAQGGPTQPGRTEVMAGVPYRIVAVQAGDGRALVLAQRLDTITRVVSRMGTALPLVGLGGVVLAGLAGAAVARAGLRPVQRLTAATERVATTGDLRPIPVSGSDELARLTISFNAMLGALAASREQQRRLVADAGHELRTPLTSLRTNLELLAAADRPDTPDLPAEDRAELLADVRAQVEELSHLVGDLVELARDDAPTMTTEALELSEIVERALARVRRRAGEIEFDVHLTPWTLDGDASALERAVLNLLDNAVKWSPPGGTVRLSMIQIAPDWLVIEVADAGAGIAAEDLPHVFERFYRADTSRTMPGSGLGLSIVAQAAARHGGDVRAGRAPEGGALLAMALPGRHVPEPGSP, from the coding sequence ATGCGCGCCCGGATCGGCGTCCTCGCCGCGCTGGTCGCCGCGACGATGGTGCTGGTCGTGTCGACGGCCGCCTTCCTCGTCGTCCGGCAGAACCTCACCAGCGCGCTCGACGAGACGCTCCGCCAGCGCGCCTACCTCGCCGCGCAGAGCGATCTGATCAAACCGCAGCTGCTGGCGGCGCTGCCACCGGCCGTCCTGGGCGCGGCCGACCTGCACATCGCGCTCGTGTACTCGTCCGGGCTGGCGACGTCGGCCGACCCGTCGTCGATGCCGCCGGTCGGCGAGCCGGAGCTGGCAGTGGCCCAGGGCGGCCCGACCCAGCCGGGGCGGACGGAGGTGATGGCCGGGGTCCCGTACCGGATCGTCGCCGTGCAGGCCGGGGACGGCCGCGCCCTCGTCCTCGCCCAGCGGCTCGACACGATCACCCGGGTGGTGTCGCGGATGGGGACCGCGCTGCCGCTGGTCGGGCTCGGCGGTGTCGTGCTGGCCGGCCTGGCCGGTGCCGCCGTCGCCCGGGCCGGGCTGCGGCCGGTGCAGCGGCTCACCGCGGCGACCGAGCGGGTCGCCACCACGGGGGACCTGCGGCCGATCCCGGTGTCCGGGTCGGACGAGCTGGCCCGGCTGACGATCAGCTTCAACGCGATGCTCGGGGCGCTGGCCGCGTCGCGGGAGCAGCAGCGGCGCCTCGTCGCCGACGCCGGGCACGAGCTGCGGACCCCGCTGACGTCGCTGCGCACCAACCTGGAGCTGCTCGCCGCGGCCGACCGGCCGGACACGCCCGACCTGCCGGCGGAGGACCGGGCGGAGCTGCTCGCCGACGTCCGCGCCCAGGTCGAGGAGCTCTCGCACCTGGTCGGGGACCTGGTCGAGCTGGCCCGCGACGACGCACCCACGATGACCACCGAGGCCCTGGAGCTGAGCGAGATCGTCGAGCGGGCACTGGCCCGGGTACGGCGACGGGCCGGGGAGATCGAGTTCGACGTCCACCTGACGCCCTGGACCCTGGACGGCGACGCCAGCGCCCTCGAGCGGGCGGTGCTGAACCTGCTCGACAACGCCGTGAAGTGGAGCCCGCCCGGCGGCACCGTGCGGCTGTCGATGATCCAGATCGCGCCGGACTGGCTGGTGATCGAGGTCGCCGACGCCGGCGCCGGGATCGCCGCGGAGGACCTGCCGCACGTGTTCGAACGTTTCTACCGGGCCGACACCTCGCGGACGATGCCCGGCTCCGGGCTCGGCCTGTCGATCGTCGCGCAGGCCGCGGCCCGGCACGGCGGGGACGTCCGCGCCGGCCGGGCCCCCGAGGGCGGGGCGCTGCTCGCGATGGCGCTGCCGGGCCGTCACGTCCCGGAGCCCGGCAGCCCATAG
- a CDS encoding antitoxin, whose protein sequence is MGFLDKAREAAESALEKAAPHLEKAKEKAGPLVEKAAEKVDHATGGKYHEQIGGVKGKVESALGHPGETTPGGGTGSDAVPPVPPAPQDNAAESTGGPATPPTPPSDDRKDGGVPPVPPPS, encoded by the coding sequence ATGGGATTCCTGGACAAGGCTCGCGAGGCGGCGGAGAGCGCGCTGGAGAAGGCCGCGCCGCACCTGGAGAAGGCCAAGGAGAAGGCCGGCCCGCTGGTCGAGAAGGCCGCCGAGAAGGTCGACCACGCCACCGGCGGCAAGTACCACGAGCAGATCGGCGGGGTGAAGGGCAAGGTCGAGAGCGCGCTCGGGCACCCCGGCGAGACCACCCCGGGTGGGGGCACGGGCAGCGACGCGGTCCCGCCGGTGCCGCCGGCGCCGCAGGACAACGCTGCGGAGTCGACGGGTGGTCCGGCGACCCCGCCCACGCCGCCGTCGGACGACCGGAAGGACGGTGGCGTCCCGCCGGTGCCGCCGCCGAGCTGA
- a CDS encoding S1C family serine protease, whose protein sequence is MAQDNPPDDGPGTDPKVSGGAGAAGSAPEDTGASATREDTGRDGAGGTDPGEAGTADAENGGAATGDPESGAAGAGEDDRGGAGDAADTAGSTEEPPTDRWTVPASPWARPGSSTDPAGDPATGGYPPAHGGPPPQEPPVWAHGVPPYPGSGPYPQATGVGEPPPPRRSRRTFALLVGGLILALVAGAVGGAIGTDITRSSASGGGVLAEPVPEVESDLPVTPVEAVAARVLPSVVQLRVEGGTGNMGGRGEGSGMVISEDGLILTNSHVVQPAATGGTLRVVLHDGRVAVGSVVGQDPESDVALVRVQLGGLTPVELGNSEGVRVGQQVTAIGSPLGLGGSVTSGIVSALDRAVSVGGEAGNASTVLNAIQTDAAINPGNSGGPLVDMRGRVVGINSAIATAGPGGGSIGVGFSIPMNQARRIADQLRTGGPATHAVLGVEVTDDPQLRGAVVRTVTPGGAAEQAGLRPNDLVVRLGDQRIATGTDLQAAVRSQPPGTVVELQLQDRTVRVTLGEQ, encoded by the coding sequence ATGGCCCAGGACAACCCGCCCGACGACGGACCCGGGACGGACCCGAAGGTGTCCGGCGGGGCCGGAGCGGCGGGATCCGCGCCCGAGGACACCGGTGCCTCCGCCACGCGGGAGGACACGGGCCGGGACGGGGCCGGCGGGACGGACCCCGGCGAGGCCGGGACCGCGGACGCGGAGAACGGTGGTGCCGCGACCGGAGACCCGGAGAGCGGTGCCGCCGGGGCGGGGGAGGACGACCGTGGCGGGGCCGGTGACGCGGCGGACACCGCCGGCTCCACCGAGGAACCGCCGACCGACCGCTGGACGGTCCCGGCCAGCCCGTGGGCCCGCCCCGGCTCGAGCACCGACCCCGCCGGCGACCCCGCGACCGGCGGGTACCCGCCGGCACACGGCGGCCCACCCCCGCAGGAACCACCGGTCTGGGCGCACGGTGTGCCGCCGTACCCCGGTTCCGGCCCGTACCCGCAGGCCACCGGGGTGGGCGAGCCCCCACCACCGCGCCGGTCCCGGCGGACGTTCGCGCTCCTGGTCGGGGGGCTGATCCTGGCGCTGGTCGCCGGCGCCGTCGGTGGCGCGATCGGCACCGACATCACCCGCTCCTCGGCGTCCGGTGGCGGGGTGCTCGCCGAGCCGGTCCCCGAGGTCGAGTCCGACCTGCCGGTCACCCCGGTGGAGGCGGTCGCCGCCCGCGTGCTACCCAGCGTGGTGCAGCTGCGGGTCGAGGGCGGGACCGGCAACATGGGCGGCCGCGGCGAGGGATCCGGGATGGTGATCAGCGAGGACGGGCTGATCCTCACCAACAGCCACGTCGTCCAGCCGGCGGCGACCGGCGGGACGCTGCGCGTGGTCCTCCACGACGGCCGGGTCGCGGTCGGGTCCGTCGTCGGGCAGGACCCGGAGTCGGACGTCGCGCTGGTGCGGGTCCAGCTCGGCGGCCTCACCCCGGTGGAGCTCGGCAACTCCGAGGGCGTCCGCGTCGGCCAGCAGGTCACCGCGATCGGCTCGCCGCTCGGGCTGGGCGGGTCGGTCACCTCCGGCATCGTGTCCGCACTGGACCGGGCGGTGAGCGTGGGTGGCGAGGCCGGCAACGCCTCCACCGTGCTCAACGCGATCCAGACCGACGCGGCGATCAACCCCGGGAACTCGGGCGGCCCGCTCGTCGACATGCGGGGCCGGGTCGTCGGCATCAACTCGGCGATCGCCACGGCCGGCCCGGGTGGTGGCTCGATCGGCGTCGGCTTCTCGATCCCGATGAACCAGGCCCGGCGGATCGCCGACCAGCTCCGCACCGGCGGGCCGGCCACCCACGCCGTGCTCGGCGTGGAGGTCACCGACGATCCGCAGCTACGCGGCGCGGTGGTCCGCACCGTCACCCCCGGCGGCGCGGCGGAGCAGGCGGGCCTGCGCCCGAACGACCTGGTGGTCCGGCTCGGTGACCAGCGCATCGCGACCGGCACCGACCTGCAGGCCGCGGTCCGCTCGCAGCCGCCCGGCACCGTCGTCGAGCTCCAGCTGCAGGACCGCACCGTCCGGGTGACCCTCGGCGAGCAGTGA
- a CDS encoding FmdB family zinc ribbon protein, with product MPTYQYACTACDHRFEAVQAFSDDALTTCPNCEGKLRKVFSSVGIVFKGSGFYRTDSRSGSVSGNGSSDSSSKSESTSSSSSSTSSSSSSGGSSSAGGSSSSSTPAAAGAKAAAS from the coding sequence GTGCCGACCTACCAGTACGCATGCACGGCGTGTGACCACCGCTTCGAGGCGGTTCAGGCGTTCTCCGACGACGCCCTCACGACCTGCCCGAACTGCGAGGGCAAGCTGCGCAAGGTCTTCTCCTCGGTCGGCATCGTCTTCAAGGGCAGCGGCTTCTACCGCACCGACTCGCGTTCCGGCTCGGTGAGCGGCAACGGCAGCTCGGACTCGTCGTCGAAGTCGGAGAGCACCTCCTCGTCGTCGTCCTCGACCTCGTCGAGCTCCTCCTCCGGCGGGTCGAGCTCGGCCGGAGGCTCCTCGTCATCGTCCACCCCCGCGGCCGCCGGGGCGAAGGCCGCCGCCTCCTGA